The Euphorbia lathyris chromosome 3, ddEupLath1.1, whole genome shotgun sequence genome contains a region encoding:
- the LOC136222124 gene encoding V-type proton ATPase subunit c4, translating to MSTGFSGDETAPFFGFLGAAAALVFSCMGAAYGTAKSGVGVASMGVMRPELVMKSIVPVVMAGVLGIYGLIIAVIISTGINPKAKSYYLFDGYAHLSSGLSCGLAGLSAGMAIGIVGDAGVRANAQQPKLFVGMILILIFAEALALYGLIVGIILSSRAGQSRAE from the exons ATGTCTACTGGATTCAGCGGCGATGAAACCGCACCTTTCTTTGGCTTCCTCGGCGCCGCTGCTGCCCTCGTCTTCTCCT GTATGGGAGCTGCATATGGAACGGCCAAGAGTGGTGTTGGGGTAGCATCTATGGGTGTTATGAGACCTGAGCTTGTGATGAAGTCAATTGTGCCAGTTGTTATGGCTGGTGTGTTGGGTATTTATGGCTTGATTATTGCAGTTATTATCAGTACCGGAATTAACCCAAAGGCTAAGTCATATTATCTCTTTGATGGATATGCCCATCTTTCATCTGGTCTTTCTTGTGGCCTTGCCGGGCTCTCTGCGGGTATGGCTATTGGAATTGTTGGTGATGCTGGTGTCAG AGCTAATGCACAACAACCAAAGCTTTTCGTGGGAATGATCCTTATCCTCATCTTTGCTGAAGCATTGGCATTGTATGGACTTATTGTCGGCATCATCTTGTCTTCCCGAGCTGGCCAATCCAGGGCAGAATAA